One Vigna unguiculata cultivar IT97K-499-35 chromosome 7, ASM411807v1, whole genome shotgun sequence genomic region harbors:
- the LOC114191845 gene encoding cysteine-rich receptor-like protein kinase 29, protein MAVFVSSRLHSYVCCLLFIIISQASAQPSFLNHFCLSDEGRFTANSTYETNLNTLLSNLTSNTEIDYGFYNRSYGENSDKVYAIGLCRGDVKAEECRSCINNSTVLLTQLCPNQKEAIGWYDKCMLRYSNRSIFGLMETSPLFYTLELVNATNVDQFNQVLDNLVDNLTAIASASGDSRRKYAAGNATATNLGSTIYGVAQCTPDLSQQDCNRCLVDAFSRIASSGKISGGVATPSCNIRYENFRFYDEPSTTADAPAPSL, encoded by the coding sequence ATGGCCGTTTTTGTTTCCTCGAGGTTGCATTCCTATGTTTGTTGCCTCCTTTTCATAATCATATCTCAAGCCAGCGCTCAGCCAAGTTTCTTAAATCACTTCTGTCTCAGTGATGAAGGCAGGTTCACAGCCAACAGCACCTATGAGACCAACCTCAACACCCTTTTGTCCAATCTCACTTCCAACACAGAAATCGACTATGGTTTCTACAACCGCTCCTACGGTGAAAACAGTGACAAAGTATACGCCATTGGGTTGTGCAGAGGAGATGTTAAAGCAGAAGAATGCCGCAGCTGCATAAACAATTCAACGGTCCTTCTCACACAGCTTTGTCCAAACCAGAAAGAGGCAATTGGGTGGTATGACAAGTGCATGTTGCGTTACTCAAACCGCTCAATATTCGGCCTCATGGAAACTTCACCTTTGTTTTATACGTTGGAGTTAGTGAATGCAACCAACGTGGATCAGTTCAATCAAGTGTTGGACAACTTGGTGGACAATCTAACAGCCATAGCTTCTGCATCAGGTGACTCTCGTCGTAAGTATGCTGCCGGAAATGCAACTGCAACAAATTTAGGAAGCACCATATATGGTGTTGCGCAGTGCACCCCTGACTTGTCTCAACAAGACTGCAACCGGTGCTTGGTTGATGCTTTCTCAAGAATCGCAAGCAGCGGCAAGATAAGTGGTGGAGTTGCAACACCCAGTTGTAATATTAGATATGAAAACTTTCGCTTCTATGATGAACCTTCTACCACTGCTGATGCACCTGCACCCTCACTGTGA